The sequence ttcctctgagagtgaggcagatatatattattactgtgtaaaacctagcagatatatattattactgtgtaaaacctagcagatatatattattactgtgtaaaacctagcagtactactgattactctgagagtgaggcagatatgtAGCATTTAAGAAAAAAgcatgattatttgtctctctgaaatgaaaccatcaaacaatatatatatatatataaaatacatgtctgtcattgaacaaccccatgccgTGATTAGACCTGCACTGCACTGTGAGGACACTGTGGGGGCACTGTGGGGACACTGtgcatgtctgtcattgaacaaccccatgccgTGATTAGACCTGCACTGCACTGTGAGGACACTGTGGGGGCACTGTGGGGACACTGtgcatgtctgtcattgaacaaccccatgccgTGATTAGACCTGCACTGCACTGTGAGGACACTGTGGGGGCACTGTGGGGACACTGtgcatgtctgtcattgaacaaccccatgccgTGATTAGACCTGCACTGCACTGTGGGGACACTGTGGGGGCACTGTGGGGACACTGtgcatgtctgtcattgaacaaccccatgccgTGATTAGACCTGCACTGCACTGTGGGGACACTGTGGGGGCACTGTGGGGACACTGtgcatgtctgtcattgaacaaccccatgccgTGATTAGACCTGCACTGCACTGTGGGGACACTGTGGGGGCACTGTGGGGACACTGtgcatgtctgtcattgaacaaccccatgccgTGATTAGACCTGCACTGCACTGTGGGGACACTGTGGGGGCACTGTGGGGACACTGtgcatgtctgtcattgaacaaccccatgccgTGATTAGACCTGCACTGCACTGTGGGGACACTGTGGGggcactgtggggacaatgtgcatgtctgtcattgaacaaccccatgccgTGATTAGATAGTGCACTGTGGGGACACTGTGGGGACACTGTGGGggcactgtggggacaatgtggGGACACTGTGGGggcactgtggggacaatgtggGGACAATGTGGGGACACTGTGGGggcactgtggggacaatgtggGGACACTGTGGGGGCACTGTGGGgacactgtggggacaatgtggGGGCACTGTGGGggcactgtggggacaatgtggGGACAATGTGGGggcactgtggggacaatgtggggacattgaacaaccccatgccgTGATTAGATAGTGAGGACACTGTGGGGACACTGTGGGGGCACTGTGGGgacattgaacaaccccatgccgTGATTAGATAGTGCACTGTGGGGACACTGAACAACCCCATGCCGTGATTAGATAGTGCACTGTGGGgacattgaacaaccccatgccgtgattagatagtgaaaaagCACCAATCTTTTTCATAATTTCCATAAATaataaaagctaatttaccaacTTTTCTGAAAATAGATATATAGTGTTTTGGTATGAAACCCTTCAATTGCTTAGTTCATTCCCAACATTTACTATGTTGGATTTTAATAAAAATATATGTCATAAAATGCGGAACCCCTGAAAAATGCACCAGGCTGGAAACCACTGATCTTAAGCCTTTAGGATTTTCAGGAAtgcactgtggggacaatgtggGGACACTGTGGGGGCACTGTGGGggcactgtggggacaatgtggGGACAATGTGGGggcactgtggggacaatgtggGGACAATGTGGGGGCACTGTGGGggcactgtggggacaatgtggGGACAATGTGGGGACAATGTGGGggcactgtggggacaatgtggGGACACTGTGGGGGCACTGTGGGggcactgtggggacaatgtggggacactgtggggtcactgtggggacactgTGGGGGCACTGTGGGGGCACTGTTTGGACAATGTGGGGACACTGTTTGGACAATGTGGGGACACTGTGGGGACACTGTGGGGACACTTGGGGACAATGTGGGGACACTTGGGGACACTGTGGGggcactgtggggacaatgtggGGACACTGTGGGGTCACTGTGGGggcactgtggggacaatgtggGGACACTGTGGGGTCACTGTGGGggcactgtggggacaatgtggGGACAATGTGGGggcactgtggggacaatgtggGGACAATGTGGGGACACTGTGGGGACACTGTGGGggcactgtggggacaatgtggGGACAATGTGGGGGCACTTGGGGACAATGTGGGGACACTGTGGGGGCACTGTGGGGACACTGTTTGGACAATGTGGGGACACTGTTTGGACAATGTGGGGACACTGTGGGGACACTGTGGGGACACTTGGGGACAATGTGGGGACACTTGGGGACACTGTGGGGACACTTGGGGACAATGTGGGGACAACGTGGGGACAATGCGGGGACACTGTTTGGACAATGTGGGGACACTGTGGGGACACTGTGGGGACACTTGGGGACAATATGTGGGGACACTGTGGGGACACTTGGGGACAATGTGGGGACAATGTGGggacactgtggggacaacgtggGGACAATGTGGGGACAGACATACATCTCTTGGCATGTTTTATTAACTATATATGTTGTCTCTGACCTGGTATCAGTGACATGACATCATCATCTTTAGTCTACATTAGACTAGAGACTGAAGGTCTGTTTCTGTTGTGTTGAAGCCCAATCCATCAGGAGAGACCAGACTCACCCAGCTGtctgtccatgaagagtgacggGTCTATGGACCATTTCTATGATTGCGAAGATGGAGACTTTTCTGCATTTACAGGGTAAGTAGTACTCATGGTACATACCAGGTATCTATAGTATATACCAGGTATGTATTCACAGAGAGACAGCAGTCTGTCCATGAAGACTCCACTCTATGATACTGCCAATTACATGCAACAAGGGAGACACTTCTTCAACACAGAGTAAATACTCCTGCTATATACCAGGTATCTAGTCACAGAGTAAATACTCCTGCTATATACCAGGTATCTAACCACAGAGTAAATACTCCTGGTATATACCAGGTATCTAACCACAGAGTAAATACTCCTGGTATATAACAGGTATCTAACCACAGAGTAAATACTCCTGGTATATAGCAGGTATCTAGGCACAGAGTAAATACCAGGTATCTAGGCACAGAGTAAATACCAGGTATCTAGTTACAGAGTAAGTACTCCTGGTATATACCAGGTATCTAGTTACAGAGTAAATACTCCTGGTATATACCAGGTATCTAGTTACAGAGTAAGTACTCCTGGTATATACCAGGTATCTAACCACAGAGTAAATACTCCTGGTATATACCAGGTATCTAACCACAGAGTAAATACTCCTGGTATATAACAGGTATCTAACCACAGAGTAAATACTCCTGCTATATACCAGGTATCTAGGCACAGAGTAAATACTCCTGGTATATAACAGGTATCTAACCACAGAGTAAATACTCCTGGTATATAACAGAGtttttgattttatttttatttttacctttatttaactaggcaagtcagttgcaagcttccggttactagtccaacgctctaaccactaggctactctgttcCTGGTATATACCAGGTATCTAGTTACAGAGTAAGTACTCCTGGTATATACCAGGTATCTAACCACAGAGTAAATACTCCTGGTATATACCAGGTATCTAGTTACAGAGTAAGTACTCCTGGTATATACCAGGTATCTAACCACAGAGTAAATACTCCTGGTATATACCAGGTATCTAGTTACAGAGTAAATACTCCTGGTATATACCAGATATCTAACCACAGAGTAAATACTCCTGGTATATACCAGGTATCTAACCACAGAGTAAATACTCCTGGTATATACCAGGTATCTAACCACAGAGTAAATACTCCTGGTATATAGCAGGTATCTAGCACAGAGTAAATACCAGGTATCTAGGCACAGAGTAAATACCAGGTATCTAGTTACAGAGTAAGTACTCCTGGTATATACCAGGTATCTAGGCACAGAGTAAATACCAGGTATCTAGTTACAGAGTAAGTACTCCTGGTATATACCAGGTATCTAGTTACAGAGTAAATACTCCTGGTATATACCAGGTATCTAGTTACAGAGTAAGTACTCCTGGTATATACCAGGTATCTAACCACAGAGTAAATACTCCTGGTATATACCAGGTATCTAACCACAGAGTAAATACTCCTGGTATATACCAGGTATCTAATCACAGAGTAAAAGAGAAAAATCACAGAGTAAAATCACatgataaaaaataataatgttaatATCTGATATTGCGAGTAAACAACCTCAGAATAGAAAAGACAAAAAGTGTGCCTCTTCCAGCCCTTCCAGTAAATTACATAATTCAACCCTCCCGGTTAGTAAATTTACCTCAACATGCCCCCGGAGAAGGCAGAGTAACGACACCAGCCTTTCGGCGGGAATGACTTCAACACTCGCGTCGCTAAATACATTTCGTTATtaaaaatgacacactgctcgcgcgcgccaacgagcgtctagaagtcagttctatttttgACACAGTTCGCGctgcatctcctcattggtttatagaagcaggtacccatgtgccatctcctcattggtttatagaagcaggtacccacgtgccatctcctcattggtttatagaagcaggtacccacgtgccatctcctcattggtttatagaagcaggtacccacgtgccatctcctcatttagCAAGAAAACATAACTTAACATAAACTTAActtctttaaacaataaaagctcatttacaaacatttctgaaaTTGATATATAGCGTTATGGAAtgaaactcttcttatgtttccccatttgagctcagagtagatgagagatgtaatgtttgtctctgttgtgttgaagtccaatcaagcaggagagaccagcctcccctgtacccagctgtgtgtccatgaagagtgacaagTCTATGAATCTACCTATACAGTTTAGAGAGGGAGAtttttctactgaacaaaggtaagaagaactcatgggtcatggtcagtgagttaaacaacactgtctctagtaATTTCTCCTCTTccattttcccatttattgttgttgttttcataatccataggctAATCATTTTGTCAATTTTCATAGtcctaaaacaatattaaacaaacgcaacattccctccctgtgtgtgtgtgtgtgtgtgtgtgtgtgtgtgtgtgtgtgtgtgtgtgtgtgtgtgtgtgtgtgtgtgtgtgtgtgtgtgtatatgtctcatgttttgtccacagaaaccaacaggagagatcagagtcagagattctcagtggtcagtcttcccagagtcatcaaacagacctggcctccatattcagtgtatgtggtcctgttatgtacatttgtttttgtttacctcaagTAAAGTTGACCTGTCAATCATTCATTAATGTGTTAATGAGAAAGCATTTCTTCTCTTGCTTaacttatttactttatttatttcagatgctTGAAGATAATATTATGACATTTGTGAAGAACGAGCTGAAGATGTTCAAGAGGATTCTTAGTCCAGAACTCCCAGAAGGCTTTGAGAGTCAGAAGCAGGATAAGGAAGTGGTGGATGCTGAAGATGAGAagcaggagagcagtgccagagagggggctctgaagatcacactgcacatcctgaggaaaatgaaccagaaggagcttgctgacacactggagaaatgtaagatctgtctgcctcatgttgaatgatgttttataacatttaaaagctgtagctaaagtacagctaaagtagctgtgtaactcaatgatattgtagcatccataactagaggtcgactgattatgatttttcaatgcagATACCGATATGatattaaaaaatacaaaataaatgtatttttaataatgacaattacatcaatactgaatgaacacttattttaacttaatacatcaataaaatcaatttatcctcaaataaataatgatacatgttcaatttggtttaaataatgcataaacaaagtgttggagaagagagtaaaagtgcaatatgtgctatgtaagaaagataaggtttaagttccttgctcagaacatgagaacatatgaaagctggtggttccttttaacatgagtcttcaatattcccaggtaagaagttttaggttgtagttattataggactatttccctctataccatttgtatttcattaacctttgactattggatgttcttataggcactttagtattgccagtgtaacagcatagcttccgtccttctcctcgctcctccctgggctcgaaccaggaacacaacgacaacagccacccccGAAGCAGCGTTacacatgcagagcaagggaaacaaccaccccaaggttcagagcgagtgaagtttgaaacgctattagcgtgcgctaactagctagccatttcacttcggttacaccagcctcatctcgggagttgatctCAGGagttgctgccaacacactgccaacacactgactcaactccagccactttaataatgggaattgatgggaaattatgtaaaatatatcactagccactttaaacaatgctacctaatataatgtttacataccctacattattcatctcatatgtatacgtatatactgtactctatatcatctactgcatctttatgtaatacatgtatcactagacactttaactatgccactttgtttacatactcatctcatatgtatatactgtactcgataccatctactgtatcttgcctatgctgctctgtaccatcactcattcatatatctttatgtacatgtaagatccccttacacttgtgtgtataagacagtacttttggaattgttagttagattactttttggttattactgcattgtcggaactagaagcacaagcatttcactacactcgcattaacatctgctaaccatgtgtatgtgacaaataacatttgatttgatgatttgatttgatttgattggcttgaagtcataaacagcgcaatgcttgatacttgtatgcttgtatactcagtcagattatataTATTATCtagcaggacacgctagataatatctagtaatatcatcatgtgtagttaactcgtgattatgattgattgattgttttttataagatacatttaatgctagctagcaacttaccaacTTACTGCATTcccgtaacaggcagtctccttgtggagtgcaacgagaggcaggcaggtcgttattgcgttggactagttaacttgAAGGTTGCAAGATTCGATCCCCTGAGCTGAccaggtgaaaatctgtcattctgccactgaatgaggcagttaacccaccgttcctagaactaataaaggtgtaaaaaaataaaataataataataataaaatcggCAAAATCGGTGCCAAAAATTctaatttccgattgttatgaaaacttgaaatcggccattccggttaatcggtcgacctctagcctgaacacaacacctagtgaccccatcaagtagcagcagggatgtgttgtggtgattcatttagagagagagagagaacattaataataccatcaataataccaataataatataatcagtcacaccagtctgtaatgcattatgaaaacatttacacatttatacaGTCAGTTAAGAGAATAAATTATTATCATTGAAAACTTTATAACAGTCCTACAATACTGTAGACATTAAAACAGACGTAATATTAATATCCTCTGTGTTATCTCTAGATTCAGATGAGCTTGCTGTGATTTGCCAACTTGAACTCAAATCTAatctaaagaagaagtttcaatgtgtatttgaggggatcgctaaacaaggaaacccaacacttctcaataagatctacacagagctctatatcacagagggtggaacaggagaggtcaataatgaacatgagctgagacagattgagacaacaaACAGGAAAAAAGCAAGACCAGAGACTGCAATCAAATGTAACGACATCTTCAAACCCTTAACTGGACAAGACAAACctatcagaactgtgctgacaaagggagtcgctggcattggaaaaacagtctctgtgcagaagttcattctggactgggctgaaggaaaagcaaatcaggatgtccaatttgtattttcattcccTTTTCGGGAGCTGAATTTGAAGAaggacaaacacactttcattgaacttctcaatcacttctcaatggaaaccaaacaaTCAATCTCCAACTACAACATGTAcaaagttctgttcatctttgatggtctggatgagtgccgactgcccctagacttccagaagaacaagatctgttgtgacgtcacagagtcaacctcagtggatgttctgctgacaaatcTCATCAGGGGAAATctgctcccctctgctctcctttggataactacccgacctgcagcagccaataagATCCCTTCAGAATGTGTTGACCAAgtgacagaggtacgagggttcaatgacccacagaaggaggagtacttcaggaagagattcagtgatgaggacctggccagcagaatcatctcacacataaagacatcaaggagcctccacatcatgtgccacattccagtcttctgttggatttctgcaacagtccttgaacacatgctgaaacataagagagaagagatgcccaagactctgactgagatgtacacacaccttgtggagtttcataccaaacagaagaatgaaaagtatcttgggaaagaagagacaggtccacactggaataaagagagcattctgtcactgggaaaactggcttttcaacagcttgtgaaaggcaatctgattttctatgaagaagacctgaaagaGTCTGGCATTGATGTTAATGAAGCCTCAGTGTACTCAGGATTGTGCACACAGCTCTTTAAAGAGGAATGTGGGCTGTACCAGGACAAGGTGTACTGCTTTGttcatctgagcattcaggagtttctggctgctgtatatgtgtgcctctcattcatcaacaacaatgAGAATCTAATGGACAAACTGAAAACAAACGACGAGCCTGAAATTGCTTTCTACAAGGGTGCTGTGGATAAAGCCTTACAAAGTGAGACGGGAAACCTGGACCTTTTCCTTcgcttccttctgggcctctcactggagtccaatcagaagcacttacgaggtctactgacaaagacaagaagcagctcacagagccatgaagaaacaatcaagtacatcaaggagaagatcagggagaatccctctccagagaggagcatcaatctgttccactgtctgaatgaactgaatgaccattctctagtggaggagatccAAAGATACCTGAGATCAGGAAGTCTCTCTAGGTTCAAACTGTCACCtgcacagtggtcagctctggtctttgtgttgctgacttcagaaaaggtgctggatgtgtttgacctgaagaaatactccagatcagaggaaggtcttctgaggctgctgccagtggtcaaagccTCCCGAGCTGTTCTGtgagtaaataaaatgacattaTTCATCAGGAAGAAATATTCAGTTTAGAGAAACATATGTATTATAATAtttatataatattatattgaaTAACACATTGAATAAATGCATAGATTTTTACATTAGTTTAACATTATGACCACACAATTCTAGGAGATGGAAGATGaatcactataccttatccaacctattagttccaccacccacacatgctatgacatctcctggtttcaatgatgtttctagagacaatatttctctcttcatcactcattacctaggtttacctccactgtattcacatcctaccatacctttgtctgtacattataccttgatgctattttatcgcccccagaaacctccttttactctctgttccagacgttctagacgaccaattcttattgcttttagccgcacccttattctactcctcctatgttcctctggcaatgtagaggtgaatccaggccctgcagtgcctagctccactcctattccccaggcgctctcttttgacgacttctgtaaccgtaatagccttggtttcatgcatgttaacattagaagcatcctccctaagtttgttctattcactgctttagcacactctgccaacccggatgttctagctgtgtctgaatcctggcttaggaagaccaccaaaaattctgaaattttaattccaaactacaacattttcagacaagatagaactgccaaagggggcggtgttgcaatctactgcaaagatagcctgcagagttctgtcctactatccaggtttgtacccaaacaatttgaacttctacttttaaaaatccacctctctaaaaacaagtctgtcaccgttgccgcctgctatagaccaccctctgcccccagctgtgctctggacaccatatgtgaactgattgccccccagctatcttcagagctcatggtgctaggtgacctaaactggaacatgctttaacaccccagccatcctacaatctaaacttgatgccctcaatctcacacaaattatcaatgaacctaccaggtacctccacaaagccttaaacacgggcatcctcatagatatcatcctaaccaacttgccctctaaatacacctctgctgtcttcaaccaagatctcagcgatcactgcctcattgcctgcatccgtaatgggtcagcggtcaaacgacctccactcatcactgtaaaacgctccctgaaacacttcagcgagcaggcctttctaatcgacctggccagggtatcctggaaggatattgatctcatcccgtcagtagaggatgcctggatattttttttaaactgccttcctaaccatcttaaataaacatgccccattcaagaaatttagaaccaggaacagatatagcccttggttctccccagacctgactgcccttaaccaacacaaaaacatcctctggcgttctgcattagcatcgaacagcccccgtgatatgcagctgttcagggaagctagaaaccattatacacaggcagttagaaaagccaaggctagctttttcaagcagaaatttgcttcctgcaacactaactcaaaaaagttctgggacactgtaaagtccatggagaataagaacacctcctcccagctgcccactgcactgaagataggaaacactgtcaccactgataaatccaccataattgagaatttcaataagcatttttctacggctggccatgctttccacctggctactcctaccccggtcaacagcactgcacccccaacagcaactcgcccaagccttccccatttctccttctccaaaatccgttcagctgatgttctgaaagagctgcaaaatctggacccctacaaatcagccgggctagacaatctggaccctttcgttctaaaattatctgccgaaattgttgccacccctattactagcctgttcaacctctctttcgtgtcgtctgagattcccaaagattggaaagcagctgcggtcatccccctcttcaaagggggggacactcttgacccaaactgctacagacctatatctatcctaccatgcctttctaaggtcttcgaaagccaagtcaacaaacagattaccgaccatttcgaatctcaccataccttctctgctatgcaatctggtttcagagctggtcatgggtgcacctcagccacgctcaaggtcctaaacgatatcttaaccgccatcgataagaaacattactgtgcagccgtattcattgatctggccaaggctttcgactctgtcaatcaccacatcctcatcggcagactcgacagccttggtttctcaaatgattgcctcgcctggttcaccaactacttctctgatagagttcagtgtgtcaaatcggagggtctgttgtccggacctctggcagtctctatgggggtgccacagggttcaattcttggaccgactctcttctctgtatatatcaatgaggtcgctcttgctgctggtgagtctctgatccacctctacgcagacgacaccattctgtatacttccggcccttctttggacactgtgttaacaaccctccaggcaagcttcaatgccatacaactctccttccgtggcctccaattgctcttaaatacaagtaaaactaaatgcatgctcttcaaccgatcgctacctgcacctacccgcctgtccaacatcactactctggacggctctgacttagaatacgtggacaactacaaatacttaggtgtctggttagactgtaaactctccttccagacccatatcaaacatctccaatccaaagttaaatctagaattggcttcctatttcgcaacaaagcatccttcactcatgctgccaaacatacccttgtaaaactgaccatcctaccaatcctcgactttggcgatgtcatttacaaaatagcctccaataccctactcaacaaattggatgcagtctatcacagtgcaatccgttttgtcaccaaagccccatatactacccaccattgcgacctgtatgctctcgttggctggccctcgcttcatactcgtcgccaaacccactggctccatgtcgtctacaagaccctgctaggcaaagtccccccttatctcagctcgctggtcaccatagcatctcccacctgtggcacacgctccagcaggtatatctctctagtcacccccagaaccaattctttctttggccgcctctccttcctctgctgccaatgactggaacgaactacaaaaatctctgaaactggaaacacttatctccctccctagctttaagcaccaactgtcagagcaggtcacagattactgcacctgtacatagcccacctataatttagcccaaacaactttcccaactgtatttaatttttatttatttatttattttgctcctttgcaccccattatttgcctacctataaaggtgaaataaaatctaTATGTTGTTTGGGAGAATAAACCAAATGCATCTGCCATTGTCCTTCTACACTACTGGTGTTAAattaacagtgtgtttgtgaagtcatgatgatctctttgtcaggctgtcaggctgtggagtcacagaggaaggctgtgcttctctggtctctgctctggagtcaaacccctca comes from Oncorhynchus kisutch isolate 150728-3 unplaced genomic scaffold, Okis_V2 scaffold3589, whole genome shotgun sequence and encodes:
- the LOC116371725 gene encoding NLR family CARD domain-containing protein 3-like, with amino-acid sequence MSLSGEREEGGPASKMSLSAEHDTNVKSPIHQERPDSPSCLSMKSDGSMDHFYDCEDGDFSAFTGPIKQERPASPVPSCVSMKSDKSMNLPIQFREGDFSTEQRNQQERSESEILSGQSSQSHQTDLASIFSMLEDNIMTFVKNELKMFKRILSPELPEGFESQKQDKEVVDAEDEKQESSAREGALKITLHILRKMNQKELADTLEKYSDELAVICQLELKSNLKKKFQCVFEGIAKQGNPTLLNKIYTELYITEGGTGEVNNEHELRQIETTNRKKARPETAIKCNDIFKPLTGQDKPIRTVLTKGVAGIGKTVSVQKFILDWAEGKANQDVQFVFSFPFRELNLKKDKHTFIELLNHFSMETKQSISNYNMYKVLFIFDGLDECRLPLDFQKNKICCDVTESTSVDVLLTNLIRGNLLPSALLWITTRPAAANKIPSECVDQVTEVRGFNDPQKEEYFRKRFSDEDLASRIISHIKTSRSLHIMCHIPVFCWISATVLEHMLKHKREEMPKTLTEMYTHLVEFHTKQKNEKYLGKEETGPHWNKESILSLGKLAFQQLVKGNLIFYEEDLKESGIDVNEASVYSGLCTQLFKEECGLYQDKVYCFVHLSIQEFLAAVYVCLSFINNNENLMDKLKTNDEPEIAFYKGAVDKALQSETGNLDLFLRFLLGLSLESNQKHLRGLLTKTRSSSQSHEETIKYIKEKIRENPSPERSINLFHCLNELNDHSLVEEIQRYLRSGSLSRFKLSPAQWSALVFVLLTSEKVLDVFDLKKYSRSEEGLLRLLPVVKASRAVLLSGCGVTEEGCASLVSALES